One Candidatus Saccharibacteria bacterium RAAC3_TM7_1 genomic region harbors:
- a CDS encoding bifunctional phosphoglucose/phosphomannose isomerase (RAAC3_TM7_1_344): MANIEPINNQPLSDDQELAKVLAGVSQQADETTTNGGATDVSLPATPPLPQDDSAATPSPEDDTTAPADDTSLASDVESPSISTVPPKSTDVETSTLPPAADTPLSIPTPSLSSMPVSGGSELDGIKQEALGELRPLVDKLNVAPEEKFDTYLLLLRSTDDKALIAPAHDAAKNIPDETRRAQALLDIIKEIDFLTQSGQ; encoded by the coding sequence ATGGCGAATATAGAACCAATCAACAACCAACCGCTCAGCGATGATCAAGAGCTGGCGAAAGTTTTAGCTGGCGTCAGCCAACAGGCGGATGAAACGACAACTAATGGTGGTGCCACCGATGTTTCGCTGCCTGCCACACCGCCACTGCCGCAAGATGACAGCGCGGCTACTCCTTCTCCTGAGGACGACACTACCGCACCGGCAGACGACACCTCTCTGGCTTCAGACGTAGAATCGCCGTCTATTTCAACTGTTCCACCAAAATCAACAGATGTCGAGACATCGACCCTGCCGCCGGCCGCTGATACGCCTCTGTCTATACCTACTCCGTCACTATCGAGTATGCCAGTAAGCGGCGGAAGCGAACTCGATGGCATAAAACAGGAAGCACTCGGCGAGCTGCGACCACTGGTCGATAAGCTGAACGTCGCACCTGAGGAAAAGTTCGACACGTACCTGCTCCTGCTTCGTTCCACTGACGACAAAGCCCTGATCGCACCCGCTCACGACGCTGCCAAGAATATCCCTGATGAAACCCGCCGTGCCCAGGCGCTGCTCGATATCATCAAGGAGATCGACTTCTTAACCCAAAGCGGACAGTAG
- a CDS encoding FemAB family peptidoglycan biosynthesis protein (RAAC3_TM7_1_339), with product MNARFATATEIAEWNTFIIHNPDGGAILQGKEFLEQKADSGWTPCYLFVGSRAVAILERSLPLLGKLWYCPKGPSTTSPTDLEQILAPLRQFAKANGVFSLKIEPELNHTTVLKTADLIKTTPIQYNYATVIIDLTPSPDEIMKRLPQKGRHAIRRAERDGVTVKQVPASDENCRVMYDLFAETSMGAGFAIRPPEYYQTFYRRYEQAGLGQFFFAYFNKQVVAGAFALVQGEKSMYKDGASVRERTAYGASHLLQWKVIEWAKSHGSKAHDLAGVPPIADITNSDHPFYGLGRFKTSFNKTVTEYVGAYDVPIQPFKAKLWHVFIEKAVRKLYFKRHHESYY from the coding sequence ATGAACGCACGATTTGCTACAGCAACCGAAATAGCCGAATGGAATACTTTTATCATCCACAACCCCGACGGCGGTGCTATCTTACAAGGCAAAGAGTTCCTAGAGCAAAAAGCCGATAGCGGTTGGACGCCGTGCTACCTATTCGTCGGTTCGCGGGCGGTCGCTATTCTGGAAAGATCGCTACCCTTGCTCGGCAAGCTGTGGTACTGCCCGAAAGGTCCGAGCACGACCTCACCCACCGATCTCGAACAAATCCTCGCACCCTTGCGGCAATTTGCAAAGGCAAACGGCGTATTCAGCCTGAAAATCGAACCCGAGCTTAACCACACCACGGTACTTAAAACAGCCGATCTTATCAAAACTACCCCGATCCAGTACAACTATGCCACCGTTATCATCGATCTCACTCCTTCGCCCGATGAAATCATGAAACGTCTGCCACAAAAAGGCCGCCACGCCATCCGCCGTGCCGAGCGTGATGGCGTGACAGTCAAGCAAGTACCTGCCAGTGATGAAAACTGCCGAGTCATGTATGACCTCTTTGCCGAAACCTCGATGGGAGCTGGGTTCGCTATTCGCCCGCCCGAGTATTACCAGACTTTTTACCGTCGCTACGAACAAGCTGGCCTTGGACAGTTCTTCTTCGCCTACTTCAATAAGCAAGTGGTTGCCGGCGCTTTCGCCCTGGTACAAGGTGAAAAAAGTATGTATAAAGACGGCGCTTCGGTGCGCGAGCGAACCGCCTACGGTGCCAGCCATCTGCTGCAGTGGAAAGTGATCGAATGGGCAAAGTCTCACGGCTCTAAGGCTCACGACCTCGCCGGTGTACCACCGATCGCCGACATTACCAACTCTGATCATCCGTTTTACGGCCTTGGTCGCTTCAAGACTAGCTTCAACAAGACTGTTACCGAATATGTCGGCGCTTACGACGTGCCTATCCAGCCATTCAAAGCAAAGCTATGGCATGTGTTTATCGAAAAAGCCGTCCGAAAACTCTATTTCAAACGGCACCACGAGTCGTACTACTAA
- a CDS encoding hypothetical protein (RAAC3_TM7_1_343) — protein MPKEHLVPSAETSSKPDCELAGSLQGVLNNLSERDFSLDLQQTEALEAIGLALIEGVSSGYIEMATSTGKTTVEALLTEAAVKAGKRVLLLAPTLPIAKQIDGSESSSPTGLKRFAHLPENARVEQHFNGKKGNKNADVVVSTYAGLLNDAKSEHRKLGEFDVIIADECHRSLGKETSEVLRTVMPHAFKLGLSATPDYAVDRMSEEVYDRRLYEFSLRDAVESGRTSPVRAFLYETDETLVLNDPRREFTDKELAPLTHNLQRNGTAVALTKAFVEEGRQGIIACIPGRDNLHARLLADLLKTSGIRAADVGAHLDAETQARRLAAYHRGDFDVLTFTRALEEGWDSDRASFAINLAPTSSPVRTTQLLGRILRKKPDDLESIFVDFVDKKSGSRSKSQYTAMHALGLDTIDLTRVLGRPAEHTPAHSHSLKLLHVISPKIHKRLIESQGKLLRNVTVGKITDPLIAEWEATLEKEGLPAELSHNDALPPKLEKRVSKAYAKFYHDHGVAPSVDELIETMGKVSGPERNILGSFALRAELDQLVQLDLEDVANNDEISNPHQMAVGFHSRQQLHDTLDTLSEREAGVVMRRFGLHSRDQKGQIGGIGRVEGVDKEEPMELDEIGKVYGITKERVRQIESKALAKLRHPSRSESLRDYYEDHHIGDKEEPTIHETNRRNSGNPFIQQFTSFSLAAPLPDIPLVKRVKSEYEKTAYPWMSDDGEKTPFYWRAVADTRSRLGIKEPTYRAFWEREEQIDDAIRIVEGEIDRLNQTPVADHESSLGQRLATLDVYASRLAYLESLRDKLEELYQLLEDHHELRNTLDS, from the coding sequence ATGCCAAAAGAGCACCTTGTACCCTCTGCAGAAACCTCCTCCAAGCCAGATTGTGAGCTGGCCGGCTCGCTCCAAGGGGTGCTCAATAACTTATCTGAACGCGACTTTTCTCTTGACCTCCAGCAAACTGAAGCGCTTGAGGCTATTGGTCTTGCTTTAATAGAAGGCGTTTCCTCTGGATACATAGAGATGGCTACCAGTACCGGGAAAACCACTGTAGAAGCGTTACTCACTGAAGCAGCTGTCAAAGCTGGAAAACGCGTACTACTTCTTGCCCCCACTCTACCTATCGCCAAACAAATCGATGGCTCAGAGTCATCTTCTCCCACTGGTCTGAAGCGCTTTGCTCATTTACCCGAAAATGCACGTGTCGAGCAACATTTTAATGGAAAAAAAGGAAATAAAAACGCCGACGTGGTAGTCAGTACCTATGCCGGACTCCTGAATGATGCTAAAAGTGAACACCGTAAACTGGGTGAGTTTGACGTGATCATTGCCGATGAATGCCACCGAAGTCTCGGTAAAGAGACTTCGGAAGTATTGCGCACTGTCATGCCGCACGCCTTTAAGTTAGGACTTTCTGCTACCCCTGACTACGCAGTAGACCGAATGTCAGAAGAGGTATACGATCGTCGACTGTACGAGTTTTCTCTTCGTGACGCTGTCGAATCCGGCCGCACTTCACCTGTACGCGCTTTTCTGTATGAAACAGATGAAACCCTCGTTCTAAACGATCCTCGGCGGGAATTTACTGATAAAGAACTTGCCCCGCTTACACATAACCTCCAGCGTAATGGCACAGCAGTCGCCCTCACCAAAGCATTTGTAGAGGAAGGTAGACAAGGCATCATCGCCTGCATACCTGGTAGAGACAACCTCCATGCGCGCCTGCTTGCCGACTTACTTAAGACATCCGGCATAAGAGCAGCCGACGTTGGTGCACATCTCGACGCTGAAACACAAGCGCGTCGTCTCGCCGCGTACCATCGCGGTGATTTCGACGTACTCACTTTCACGCGCGCGTTGGAAGAAGGTTGGGATAGTGATCGAGCGAGCTTTGCGATTAACTTAGCGCCGACCAGTTCACCTGTGCGCACCACTCAACTACTTGGACGTATTCTGCGCAAGAAGCCTGACGATCTCGAAAGTATTTTTGTCGACTTTGTTGATAAAAAATCTGGTAGTCGAAGCAAGTCACAATACACAGCTATGCACGCCTTAGGACTTGACACGATCGATCTTACCCGTGTGCTCGGTCGCCCCGCTGAACACACTCCGGCTCATAGTCACAGCCTGAAATTGCTTCATGTGATCAGCCCCAAAATTCATAAAAGATTGATAGAAAGCCAAGGCAAGCTCCTGCGAAACGTTACAGTGGGAAAAATTACCGATCCACTTATTGCTGAATGGGAAGCTACCCTAGAAAAGGAAGGGCTGCCAGCCGAGCTCTCCCACAACGATGCCTTGCCGCCAAAGCTTGAGAAGCGGGTAAGTAAAGCGTACGCCAAGTTTTATCACGACCATGGCGTTGCCCCTTCGGTGGACGAGCTCATCGAAACCATGGGCAAGGTCTCTGGCCCCGAGCGAAATATTCTCGGATCATTCGCCCTAAGAGCAGAGCTCGACCAGCTTGTGCAGCTCGATCTAGAAGATGTTGCAAACAATGATGAAATAAGCAACCCGCATCAGATGGCCGTAGGCTTTCACTCAAGGCAGCAACTCCATGACACGCTTGATACCCTAAGTGAGCGAGAGGCAGGTGTTGTAATGCGCCGTTTTGGCCTTCACAGTCGCGACCAAAAAGGACAAATCGGAGGGATTGGCCGGGTTGAAGGCGTCGATAAAGAGGAGCCGATGGAGTTAGATGAAATAGGTAAAGTCTATGGAATCACAAAAGAGCGGGTACGCCAGATTGAGTCAAAAGCCTTGGCCAAACTACGGCACCCTTCACGTTCTGAAAGTTTACGAGACTACTATGAAGATCACCATATAGGAGACAAGGAGGAGCCCACCATTCACGAAACAAATAGGAGGAACTCCGGCAATCCATTTATACAGCAGTTTACTAGTTTCAGCCTTGCTGCTCCCTTACCCGATATTCCACTTGTTAAGCGCGTTAAATCGGAATATGAAAAGACTGCATATCCTTGGATGTCTGACGACGGTGAGAAAACCCCGTTCTATTGGCGCGCAGTGGCTGATACCCGAAGCCGACTTGGTATAAAAGAACCTACCTACCGAGCATTCTGGGAAAGAGAGGAGCAGATTGACGACGCAATTCGGATAGTTGAGGGTGAAATCGATCGATTAAATCAGACCCCCGTAGCCGACCATGAGTCTTCGCTTGGACAACGACTCGCGACCCTTGATGTCTACGCATCACGTCTCGCGTATCTTGAATCGCTCAGGGATAAACTGGAAGAGCTTTATCAGTTACTTGAAGACCACCACGAGCTACGTAACACACTAGACAGTTAG
- a CDS encoding bifunctional phosphoglucose/phosphomannose isomerase (RAAC3_TM7_1_345) translates to MLDDMNVIAQRDPQDALGVAGGQWEYFSRKFDATFTPSQPVENIVWAGMGGSALPAVIIQSWPRVSVPFEITRDYNIPAHVGAKTLFIASSYSGNTEETLSALALAEEKQAQIVVIAAGGKLAEIAKEKNYPLFAIPAGIQPRMATFYFVNAFTAIVKDLNVTEVPTNELTNVGEWLKEEVKGWTKEVLLAGNQAKQLAVQLAGKTPIMYAGPKLFPAANKWKICFNENAKNTSWANYYPEFNHNEFIGWSSHPVEKPFAVVEIRSNLEHERTQKRFEVTERLLSGMRPSPIVVTPKGDTVLQQLAWSFALGDFVSIYLGILNGVNPTPVELVEKLKVELG, encoded by the coding sequence ATGCTTGACGATATGAACGTAATTGCCCAGCGCGACCCACAGGATGCCCTCGGTGTGGCCGGTGGCCAATGGGAATACTTTTCGCGAAAATTTGATGCTACCTTTACCCCAAGTCAGCCGGTCGAAAATATCGTTTGGGCGGGTATGGGCGGCTCGGCACTGCCGGCGGTAATCATCCAGAGCTGGCCGCGCGTCAGCGTACCATTTGAAATTACCCGTGACTACAACATTCCAGCCCATGTCGGGGCAAAGACTCTTTTTATTGCCTCAAGCTATTCCGGTAACACTGAAGAAACACTGTCGGCGCTTGCGCTTGCCGAAGAAAAGCAGGCACAGATCGTCGTGATCGCCGCTGGCGGCAAGTTGGCCGAGATTGCCAAAGAGAAGAACTATCCGTTATTTGCTATTCCCGCCGGTATCCAGCCACGTATGGCAACGTTTTATTTTGTGAATGCATTTACAGCGATTGTAAAAGATCTGAATGTCACTGAGGTACCAACCAACGAGTTAACAAATGTCGGTGAGTGGCTGAAAGAAGAGGTAAAAGGGTGGACAAAAGAAGTTTTACTTGCGGGCAACCAAGCCAAGCAACTCGCCGTCCAACTGGCGGGTAAGACGCCGATCATGTATGCCGGGCCGAAGCTGTTTCCGGCCGCCAACAAATGGAAGATTTGTTTCAACGAAAACGCCAAAAACACCTCATGGGCGAACTACTACCCAGAATTCAACCACAATGAATTTATCGGTTGGAGCTCACATCCGGTCGAAAAACCATTTGCTGTGGTCGAAATCCGCTCAAATCTGGAGCACGAGCGAACTCAAAAGCGCTTTGAAGTAACCGAACGCCTGCTTTCCGGTATGCGTCCAAGCCCGATTGTCGTGACGCCAAAAGGTGACACCGTCTTGCAGCAACTGGCGTGGAGCTTCGCGCTCGGTGACTTCGTGAGTATTTACCTTGGTATCTTAAATGGCGTTAATCCAACGCCGGTGGAGTTAGTGGAAAAACTAAAGGTCGAACTTGGCTAG
- a CDS encoding hypothetical protein (RAAC3_TM7_1_341), whose protein sequence is MSSPIKPLGDRVVAVREEAQTKTASGLYLPDNAKEKPVVAKVEAVGKDVKSVKPGDRILYKEYSTTDIKLNDTEYLIVKEEDILATV, encoded by the coding sequence ATGAGTTCACCTATTAAGCCGCTGGGCGACCGTGTTGTTGCGGTGCGCGAAGAAGCCCAGACCAAGACCGCCAGCGGACTATACTTGCCCGACAATGCCAAGGAAAAGCCAGTCGTGGCTAAGGTTGAAGCCGTCGGTAAAGATGTTAAAAGTGTCAAACCTGGCGACCGGATTTTGTATAAAGAGTACTCAACAACTGATATCAAATTGAACGACACCGAATATCTAATCGTGAAAGAAGAAGATATTTTAGCAACTGTTTAG
- a CDS encoding hypothetical protein (RAAC3_TM7_1_348), translating to MKKELLRTADFVRRWILLPALYIFLVTIGGLIVVSIIDGLSDHSFLRDVPYWLQLLVGFIVGFVVWAIWKGGDYKSPDRGAGR from the coding sequence ATGAAAAAAGAGCTATTAAGAACCGCCGACTTTGTCCGTAGATGGATACTGTTGCCAGCATTATATATTTTTCTCGTGACAATCGGTGGTCTCATCGTCGTATCCATTATCGATGGCTTGAGCGACCATAGCTTCCTTAGAGATGTTCCGTACTGGCTACAGCTACTAGTCGGTTTTATTGTTGGATTTGTAGTCTGGGCAATTTGGAAGGGTGGCGACTATAAGAGTCCCGATCGTGGCGCTGGTCGCTAA
- a CDS encoding ABC transporter-related protein (RAAC3_TM7_1_347), with amino-acid sequence MKRPTVSTPVVKLKGLKKRFGIGDAENYALDGVDLTVNRGEFIAIMGPSGCGKTTLLNIIGMLDRSTDGEYLLDGKNVEDIRGGEQARIRARQIGFIFQSFNLIERLNVLENVALPLTYSGVHHTKRLQLASKALSTFHLQEREYYMPWQLSGGQTQRVAIARALVSNPSIILADEPTGNLDSRSSHVIMEELSEVHKKGNTIIMVTHNPNLTTYATRVITMLDGRIDTDTQDERILERVHTKVPLDSRAVKTKKKPKRKAKR; translated from the coding sequence ATGAAACGACCCACTGTGAGTACACCAGTCGTCAAACTCAAGGGCCTGAAAAAGCGGTTTGGGATTGGCGACGCCGAAAATTACGCGCTCGATGGGGTAGATCTCACGGTGAATAGGGGAGAATTTATCGCTATTATGGGTCCGAGCGGCTGCGGCAAGACGACCCTACTCAATATCATCGGCATGCTCGATCGATCAACCGACGGTGAATATCTACTCGATGGTAAAAATGTCGAGGACATCCGTGGCGGCGAACAGGCGCGTATACGTGCTCGCCAAATTGGTTTCATCTTTCAAAGCTTCAACCTGATCGAGCGACTAAACGTCCTCGAAAATGTGGCGCTTCCCCTCACCTATAGCGGCGTCCACCACACAAAGCGCTTGCAGCTAGCGAGTAAAGCCCTCAGTACTTTCCATCTGCAGGAACGAGAATATTATATGCCATGGCAGCTGAGTGGCGGCCAGACGCAGCGTGTTGCTATTGCCCGCGCTCTCGTGAGCAACCCTAGCATCATTCTCGCCGACGAGCCGACCGGCAATCTCGACTCACGCTCCAGCCATGTCATCATGGAAGAGCTCTCTGAAGTTCACAAAAAGGGTAACACGATCATCATGGTGACACACAACCCCAACCTTACAACCTATGCCACGCGCGTCATCACCATGCTCGATGGCCGCATCGATACCGACACTCAAGATGAACGTATACTGGAGCGTGTCCATACTAAAGTGCCGCTCGACAGCCGCGCTGTAAAAACCAAAAAGAAACCAAAGCGAAAGGCAAAGAGATGA
- a CDS encoding chaperonin GroEL (RAAC3_TM7_1_342) yields the protein MAKKVFYDEEARERVLGGAKALYDAVKVTYGPKGRNVVIAKGYGGPTVTHDGVTVAEGMELPENDDETLGYKVGADLIKQAAKNLNKSAGDGTTTVTVLTYNILKEANRLIAAGHNPMELRKGIEAAGAEVVKALDGMSESIEGNTERVAEVATISAGDAQIGTLIADVIEKIGKDGVVTVEAGQGLEMEAEVVEGFSLDKGWASPFFVTDTNRQEAVFEKPSIVITDKKISSASELLPLIEKLAQAGKKDIVLVADDVDGEALSILVLNKLKGVLNTVVVKAPSFGDRRKEIMADMAVLTGAQVISEDQGMTFENVGLEVVGLARKVIVGKDETTIIEGVGHADEIAARIKQISAQAENASSEYDKEQYEKRAAALSGKVAVIKVGGATETEIDEKKFRVDDAVAATKAALAEGIVPGGGVTLVNLAKKLEVVNQSNKGIPSGNLTYFAGHQVVREALKQPFLQITANAGLNSEALLAQVEDAKPGMGVDVMNPGKTLIDVKKAGVIDPTRVTKEAVQNAVSIASTAATMGALVVDIPEKEASMPPMGGGMPGMM from the coding sequence ATGGCGAAGAAAGTTTTTTATGATGAAGAGGCCCGCGAGCGCGTACTCGGCGGGGCAAAAGCACTCTATGATGCCGTTAAGGTAACCTACGGGCCGAAAGGTCGCAACGTGGTGATTGCGAAAGGCTACGGCGGCCCAACGGTCACTCACGACGGCGTGACTGTTGCTGAAGGTATGGAACTACCAGAGAATGATGATGAGACGCTCGGCTACAAAGTCGGTGCCGATCTCATCAAGCAGGCAGCCAAGAATCTCAACAAAAGCGCCGGTGATGGTACGACTACCGTTACCGTGCTGACTTACAATATCTTGAAAGAAGCGAACCGTTTGATCGCGGCTGGCCACAACCCGATGGAGCTACGCAAGGGTATTGAAGCTGCCGGGGCAGAAGTAGTCAAAGCACTCGATGGTATGAGTGAAAGTATCGAAGGTAACACCGAACGTGTGGCCGAAGTTGCGACCATTTCGGCTGGTGATGCCCAGATCGGTACATTGATTGCTGATGTGATCGAAAAGATCGGCAAAGATGGTGTGGTCACCGTTGAAGCCGGCCAGGGTCTCGAGATGGAAGCCGAAGTCGTCGAAGGTTTTAGTCTCGACAAGGGGTGGGCGAGCCCATTCTTTGTGACCGACACCAATCGCCAAGAAGCAGTCTTTGAAAAGCCGTCGATTGTCATTACCGATAAGAAGATCTCAAGTGCCAGTGAACTGCTGCCCCTGATCGAGAAGCTTGCTCAAGCTGGTAAAAAAGATATCGTGTTGGTAGCCGATGATGTTGACGGCGAAGCGCTCAGTATCTTAGTACTCAACAAGCTTAAAGGCGTCCTCAACACTGTCGTTGTCAAAGCACCGAGCTTTGGTGATCGCCGCAAGGAAATCATGGCCGATATGGCCGTCCTGACTGGTGCACAGGTAATCTCTGAAGACCAAGGTATGACGTTTGAAAACGTCGGCCTTGAAGTCGTCGGTTTGGCTCGTAAAGTTATTGTCGGTAAAGACGAGACCACCATCATTGAAGGGGTCGGCCACGCTGATGAAATCGCGGCTCGCATCAAACAGATTAGCGCGCAAGCCGAAAACGCTTCGAGCGAATACGACAAAGAGCAATACGAAAAACGTGCGGCGGCACTTTCTGGTAAAGTCGCCGTCATTAAAGTCGGTGGCGCCACAGAGACGGAGATTGATGAAAAGAAATTCCGTGTCGATGATGCCGTGGCGGCTACAAAAGCAGCGCTGGCTGAAGGTATCGTGCCGGGCGGTGGTGTCACCTTAGTGAACCTTGCTAAGAAATTGGAAGTAGTCAACCAGTCGAATAAGGGTATTCCAAGTGGTAATCTAACCTACTTTGCTGGTCACCAGGTTGTCAGAGAAGCTCTCAAACAACCCTTCTTGCAGATTACCGCAAACGCTGGGCTTAACAGCGAAGCATTGCTGGCTCAAGTCGAAGATGCAAAACCCGGCATGGGAGTTGATGTCATGAATCCCGGCAAGACACTTATTGATGTCAAAAAAGCCGGTGTCATCGACCCGACTCGCGTCACCAAAGAAGCTGTCCAAAACGCGGTCTCGATCGCTTCGACTGCAGCCACTATGGGCGCATTGGTAGTAGACATCCCGGAAAAAGAAGCCTCAATGCCTCCAATGGGCGGCGGTATGCCTGGGATGATGTAG
- a CDS encoding hypothetical protein (RAAC3_TM7_1_340): MSLRKYIAGLAVAVLALLSLAAFTTEATAAVACPEESPTIYAGGFVELDLMCYDARVQHDGYHLFAADSDNPPSLGYAFSGYYTDEGGIEHNLLYYTASVGVSGIDTINYVLRKGTSGDDFVTGSIDVAVVLPDPVVPTVAHRYTKHHAAVLKWHVPATSEHKYKLLAGTYAEGTPRVHPVIKPGQTYTWKTHLKSVDFEVYLMDGQTWVPANSGHVNTLTGHIGGGVFRSAVTSIHDHMRQRFIMLGWGAHNQ; this comes from the coding sequence ATGTCCCTTCGCAAATACATCGCCGGTCTGGCGGTAGCGGTTTTAGCTCTGTTGAGCCTAGCCGCCTTCACCACTGAGGCCACAGCAGCTGTGGCCTGCCCGGAGGAGTCACCGACGATCTACGCCGGTGGCTTCGTCGAGCTTGACCTGATGTGCTACGACGCCCGCGTCCAGCACGATGGCTACCACCTGTTCGCCGCTGACAGCGACAACCCGCCGAGCCTTGGCTACGCGTTCAGCGGCTACTACACCGATGAAGGCGGTATTGAGCACAACCTGCTCTACTACACCGCCAGCGTTGGGGTGTCGGGAATCGACACGATCAACTACGTGCTCCGTAAGGGGACGTCGGGTGACGATTTCGTCACGGGTAGCATCGACGTTGCCGTCGTATTGCCCGACCCGGTTGTACCGACGGTTGCGCATCGCTACACCAAGCACCATGCAGCCGTGCTGAAGTGGCACGTGCCCGCCACCTCCGAGCACAAGTACAAGCTGCTCGCCGGCACATACGCCGAGGGCACGCCGCGTGTCCACCCGGTCATCAAGCCTGGGCAGACCTACACGTGGAAGACGCACCTCAAGAGCGTTGACTTCGAGGTCTACCTGATGGACGGCCAGACGTGGGTGCCCGCCAATAGCGGGCATGTCAACACCTTGACCGGCCACATCGGTGGGGGTGTCTTCCGGTCGGCGGTCACGTCGATCCACGACCACATGCGTCAGCGGTTCATCATGCTTGGTTGGGGCGCTCACAACCAGTGA
- a CDS encoding ABC superfamily ATP binding cassette transporter, membrane protein (RAAC3_TM7_1_346) has protein sequence MTNLLLGDHYRTARQSLERARLRTLLTISGVAIGVASITTILALSSGVTRVITQQIEELGGNIAIVRPTTPELSLSDLSNPTPQNAYTTSPLTERDVENIGSLPSTQNVAPLMTLSGSIRTRDSLAKNATLLATTPAFETIGGITIEDGQFIDSVTTQDTAVIGSQLSVDLFGTEQSIGRKFLIRGQDFTVIGVLKRENKPINYNNVDFDNTAIISLESGKLFNGGMAQIQQINVAAKAGTNMKAFATSIDKELKENHDQQPEAKVYTGKEIARPTSHLFLFISAVMAVIAGISLLVGGIGIMNIMLVGVSERTREIGLRKAVGASNATIIWQFLIEALIISTLGGLLGFIGGYFVAFVVSMFIPYDPALGWDIVGYASLLSIGVGLVFGLYPAIRAARKDPIESLRRYH, from the coding sequence ATGACCAACTTACTCCTGGGTGACCACTACCGCACAGCTCGTCAGTCGCTTGAGCGAGCACGGCTCCGCACGCTGCTGACCATCAGCGGCGTTGCCATCGGTGTCGCCAGCATCACCACCATTCTCGCCTTGTCCAGCGGCGTTACGCGCGTCATCACACAGCAGATCGAGGAGCTCGGCGGCAATATCGCCATCGTACGCCCCACGACGCCAGAACTCAGCCTGTCCGACCTGAGTAACCCGACACCACAAAATGCTTACACGACCAGCCCCTTAACCGAGCGTGACGTCGAGAATATCGGCAGCCTACCTTCCACCCAGAACGTTGCACCGCTGATGACACTCAGCGGCAGTATCCGTACACGTGACAGCCTGGCAAAAAACGCGACGTTACTTGCCACCACGCCGGCCTTTGAAACAATCGGCGGCATTACCATCGAGGACGGCCAGTTTATCGATAGTGTCACCACCCAAGATACTGCCGTGATTGGCTCGCAACTTTCGGTAGATCTTTTTGGCACCGAGCAGTCGATCGGCCGAAAGTTTCTGATACGCGGCCAGGATTTTACGGTTATCGGCGTCCTAAAGCGTGAGAACAAGCCGATCAACTACAATAACGTTGACTTCGACAATACAGCTATCATTAGCCTGGAGAGCGGCAAGCTATTTAATGGCGGCATGGCGCAAATCCAACAGATCAATGTCGCTGCCAAAGCCGGCACCAACATGAAAGCTTTCGCAACTAGCATCGATAAAGAGCTAAAAGAAAATCACGACCAGCAACCCGAAGCCAAAGTTTATACCGGCAAGGAAATCGCCAGGCCGACCAGCCATCTCTTTCTCTTCATCAGTGCGGTCATGGCGGTCATTGCGGGTATTTCTCTGCTAGTCGGCGGTATCGGTATTATGAACATCATGCTGGTCGGCGTCTCAGAGCGGACGCGCGAAATCGGCCTTCGAAAAGCTGTTGGCGCCAGCAATGCCACAATCATCTGGCAATTCCTGATCGAGGCACTCATCATCAGTACTCTGGGCGGCCTACTCGGCTTTATCGGTGGCTACTTTGTTGCTTTCGTCGTCAGTATGTTTATTCCGTACGACCCGGCACTTGGTTGGGATATCGTCGGCTACGCCAGCCTGCTTTCGATTGGTGTCGGCTTGGTCTTTGGACTCTATCCGGCCATCCGCGCCGCTCGCAAAGACCCAATCGAATCGCTCCGACGCTATCATTAA